A genomic window from Pyxicephalus adspersus chromosome 2, UCB_Pads_2.0, whole genome shotgun sequence includes:
- the SNRPF gene encoding small nuclear ribonucleoprotein F, whose translation MSLPLNPKPFLNGLTGKPVMVKLKWGMEYKGYLVSVDGYMNMQLANTEEYIDGALSGHLGEVLIRCNNVLYIRGVEEEEEDGEMRE comes from the exons ATG AGTTTGCCACTAAATCCTAAACCATTCCTAAATGGCCTTACTGGTAAGCCAGTAATGGTAAAGCTGAAGTGGGGTATGGAATACAAGGGATATCTGGTCTCTGTGGATGGCTACATGAACATGCAG CTCGCCAATACAGAAGAATACATTGATGGTGCATTATCTGGACATCTTGGAGAAGTTCTAATAAG gtgtaataatgtactgtatatacgtGGAgtagaagaagaggaagaagatggagaaatgagagaataa